One window from the genome of Streptomyces sp. NBC_00708 encodes:
- a CDS encoding sensor histidine kinase: MNDDEMSVGLGRPPATARQAGIKLLWIGIWLAFMSAPVKDLADGNHTPGATALGVLGLVVFVGAYLVLVFRHTSKALDPFRVRASIAFLAALAVLLSLTFGTPWLVLFVYVSVSVGATLPLRTARWLIPVVTAVLVGIGATLEDPRETITALVFPALLGGFAMTGVRQMVRTTIELREARATVAQLAANEERLRLARDLHDLLGHSLSLITLKSELAGRMLPDQPERAAAQVADIEQVSRQALVDVRSAVTGYRRPTLPGELAGARTALAAAGVTADVPADVPGGVPEKVEEVLAWGLREAVTNVVRHSGAQRCTVTLAPRQTLDGRVLELTVADDGRGATGSAPGNGLTGLTERLASVDGTLSTRATHARSGKGFTMVLSVPFESGLGSAE, translated from the coding sequence GTGAACGACGATGAGATGTCGGTGGGTCTGGGGCGGCCGCCCGCGACCGCCCGGCAGGCGGGGATCAAGCTGCTGTGGATCGGCATATGGCTCGCCTTCATGAGCGCGCCGGTCAAGGACCTCGCCGACGGCAACCACACCCCCGGGGCGACCGCGCTCGGCGTCCTCGGACTGGTGGTGTTCGTCGGCGCCTACCTGGTCCTGGTCTTCCGGCACACGTCGAAGGCGCTCGACCCCTTCCGGGTCCGGGCGTCGATCGCCTTCCTCGCGGCCCTCGCCGTACTGCTGTCGCTGACGTTCGGTACGCCCTGGCTGGTGCTCTTCGTGTACGTGTCAGTCTCGGTCGGCGCCACGCTGCCGCTGCGGACCGCGCGCTGGCTGATCCCCGTCGTCACCGCCGTCCTGGTGGGCATCGGTGCGACCCTGGAGGACCCGCGGGAGACCATCACCGCGCTGGTCTTCCCCGCCCTGCTCGGCGGCTTCGCGATGACCGGCGTACGGCAGATGGTCCGCACCACGATCGAGCTGCGCGAGGCCCGCGCCACCGTCGCCCAGCTCGCCGCCAACGAGGAGCGCCTGCGCCTCGCCCGCGACCTGCACGACCTCCTCGGCCACTCCCTCTCGCTGATCACCCTCAAGAGCGAGCTGGCCGGGCGGATGCTCCCCGACCAGCCCGAGCGGGCCGCCGCCCAGGTCGCCGACATCGAACAGGTCAGCCGCCAGGCCCTGGTGGACGTACGCAGTGCCGTCACCGGTTACCGCCGGCCGACCCTCCCCGGCGAACTGGCCGGGGCCCGCACCGCGCTGGCCGCCGCCGGCGTCACCGCCGATGTGCCCGCCGACGTCCCGGGCGGCGTGCCCGAGAAGGTGGAGGAGGTGCTCGCCTGGGGGCTCCGGGAAGCCGTCACCAACGTCGTACGCCACAGCGGTGCGCAGCGCTGCACGGTCACGCTCGCCCCGCGCCAGACGCTCGACGGGCGGGTCCTCGAACTCACCGTCGCCGACGACGGCCGCGGCGCCACCGGCAGCGCGCCGGGCAACGGCCTCACCGGCCTCACCGAACGCCTCGCCTCCGTGGACGGCACCCTCAGCACCCGGGCCACCCACGCCCGTTCGGGCAAAGGCTTCACCATGGTCCTCAGCGTTCCGTTCGAATCCGGCCTAGGATCCGCGGAATGA
- a CDS encoding response regulator transcription factor has protein sequence MSMIRLLLAEDQSMVREALAALLGLEPDIEVVAQVARGDEVLAAAEEHGIDVALLDIEMPGMTGIDATAQLRRALPEVKVVVVTTFGRPGYLRRAMESGADAFLVKDAPASQLAEAVRKVLAGERVIDPGLAAAALADGASPLTEREREVLRTAADGSTNAEIAAALHLSQGTVRNYLSMAIQKMAARNRAEAVRMAREKGWL, from the coding sequence ATGAGCATGATCAGACTTCTCCTCGCGGAGGACCAGTCCATGGTGCGCGAGGCCCTGGCGGCACTCCTCGGCCTGGAACCCGACATCGAGGTGGTCGCCCAGGTCGCCCGCGGCGACGAGGTCCTGGCGGCGGCCGAGGAACACGGCATCGACGTCGCCCTCCTGGACATCGAGATGCCGGGCATGACCGGCATCGACGCGACGGCCCAGCTGCGCCGGGCGCTCCCGGAGGTCAAGGTCGTCGTCGTCACCACCTTCGGCCGGCCCGGCTATCTGCGCCGCGCCATGGAGTCGGGCGCGGACGCCTTCCTGGTCAAGGACGCCCCGGCGTCCCAGCTCGCCGAAGCCGTACGCAAGGTGCTCGCCGGGGAACGCGTCATCGACCCCGGCCTCGCCGCCGCCGCCCTCGCCGACGGGGCGAGCCCGCTGACCGAACGCGAACGCGAGGTCCTGCGCACCGCCGCCGACGGCTCGACCAACGCGGAGATCGCCGCCGCGCTACACCTGTCCCAGGGCACCGTCCGCAACTACCTCTCCATGGCGATCCAGAAGATGGCCGCCCGCAACCGCGCGGAGGCGGTCCGCATGGCCCGGGAGAAGGGCTGGCTGTAG
- a CDS encoding response regulator transcription factor → MSDPATADVIRVLLADDQPLVRTALRMVMADTPDIEVVGEAGTGQEAVRLTAQLVPDVVVMDIRMPGMDGIEATERIAAQNGTAHVVVLTTFDDDDYVYGALRAGAAGFLVKDMALDDILAAVRVVASGDALIAPSVTRRLITEFAARPPSAPAPPAPLAAITEREREVLVLVGSGLSNAEIAERLVISVATAKTYLTRLLAKLGARDRVQLVIIAYEAGLVSPGR, encoded by the coding sequence ATGAGCGACCCCGCGACGGCCGACGTCATCCGGGTGCTGCTCGCCGACGATCAGCCGCTGGTGCGGACCGCGTTGCGCATGGTCATGGCGGACACCCCGGACATCGAGGTGGTCGGCGAGGCGGGGACCGGCCAGGAGGCGGTCCGGCTGACCGCCCAACTGGTCCCCGACGTCGTCGTGATGGACATCCGGATGCCCGGCATGGACGGCATCGAGGCCACCGAGCGGATCGCCGCGCAGAACGGCACGGCGCATGTGGTGGTCCTGACGACGTTCGACGACGACGATTACGTGTACGGGGCGCTGCGTGCCGGCGCCGCCGGGTTCCTGGTCAAGGACATGGCGCTGGACGACATCCTCGCGGCGGTCCGGGTGGTGGCCTCCGGGGACGCCCTGATCGCCCCGAGCGTCACCCGGCGGCTGATCACGGAGTTCGCGGCCCGTCCCCCATCCGCCCCGGCTCCCCCGGCGCCGCTCGCCGCGATCACCGAGCGGGAGCGGGAGGTACTGGTGCTGGTCGGCAGCGGGCTGTCCAACGCGGAGATCGCGGAGCGCCTGGTGATCAGTGTGGCCACGGCGAAGACCTATCTGACCCGGCTGCTCGCCAAGCTGGGGGCGCGGGACCGGGTGCAGCTGGTGATCATCGCGTACGAGGCGGGGCTGGTGTCGCCGGGGAGGTGA
- a CDS encoding sensor histidine kinase has product MSSSPVLPLLKRVPPGAWVAAAWYAGMVLTLLMRVRLPGEQQASVMPGVLFYRWDGLLTHLLSTGLLMAGCLRLTRRPLGAMAVLLAASALATMPLGVTEIPLAQFLAVDLALYFTAAARPLRTGLLALVMSVAVLVFFVSGRALAGWPAGTSAEVAVALTSVVAWLVGRSVYESRRHDADLTARATDRALVAERLRIAREMHDIVAHSVGIIALQAGAAARVVHTQPDAAREAMSAVETAGRETLSGLRRMLGALRETGPGQEPSVREHAPLRPADCLADVDRLARVTTAAGVRVDVEWRGERRVLPPELELSAFRVIQESVTNVVRHAETDACRVRVAYGPEELAVEITDRGRGAGRGTSPGFGLVGMRERVALLHGEFTAAPVPGGGFRVTARLPVPVPVREPGRGAISGPPGRGADPEPVREAAI; this is encoded by the coding sequence ATGTCCTCGTCACCTGTCCTGCCCCTGCTCAAGCGCGTCCCACCGGGCGCGTGGGTGGCGGCTGCCTGGTACGCGGGCATGGTGCTGACCCTGCTGATGCGGGTGCGGCTCCCGGGCGAACAGCAGGCGTCCGTCATGCCCGGGGTCCTCTTCTACCGCTGGGACGGCCTGCTGACCCATCTGCTCTCCACAGGGCTGCTGATGGCGGGCTGCCTGCGGCTCACCCGGCGCCCGCTCGGTGCCATGGCGGTGCTCCTCGCCGCCTCCGCGCTCGCCACGATGCCGCTCGGGGTCACGGAGATACCCCTCGCGCAGTTCCTGGCCGTCGATCTGGCCCTGTACTTCACGGCCGCCGCCCGCCCCCTGCGCACGGGCCTCCTCGCTCTCGTGATGTCGGTCGCCGTCCTGGTCTTCTTCGTGAGCGGCCGGGCGCTCGCCGGATGGCCCGCCGGTACGTCGGCGGAGGTGGCCGTCGCGCTGACGTCGGTCGTCGCCTGGCTGGTGGGCCGCTCGGTGTACGAGAGCCGCAGGCACGACGCGGACCTCACAGCCAGGGCCACCGACCGGGCACTCGTCGCCGAACGGCTGCGCATCGCCCGCGAGATGCACGACATCGTGGCGCACAGCGTGGGCATCATCGCCCTCCAGGCGGGCGCCGCGGCCAGGGTCGTGCACACCCAGCCGGACGCCGCCCGGGAGGCGATGAGCGCGGTGGAGACAGCGGGACGGGAGACGCTGTCGGGGCTGCGCCGGATGCTGGGCGCCCTGCGGGAGACCGGGCCGGGCCAGGAGCCGTCGGTTCGCGAACACGCACCGCTGCGCCCCGCCGACTGCCTGGCCGACGTCGACCGGCTCGCCCGCGTCACGACCGCGGCCGGGGTCCGGGTCGACGTGGAATGGCGGGGCGAACGGCGCGTCCTGCCGCCCGAGCTGGAGCTGTCTGCGTTCCGGGTCATCCAGGAGTCGGTGACCAACGTCGTCCGTCACGCGGAGACCGACGCCTGCCGGGTCCGCGTCGCGTACGGCCCCGAGGAACTGGCCGTCGAGATCACGGACCGGGGCCGGGGCGCCGGGCGAGGTACGTCCCCGGGGTTCGGCCTTGTCGGGATGCGGGAGCGGGTGGCTCTGCTGCACGGCGAGTTCACGGCCGCGCCGGTGCCCGGCGGGGGCTTCCGGGTAACGGCCCGGCTGCCGGTGCCGGTGCCGGTGCGCGAGCCGGGGCGGGGGGCGATATCCGGGCCACCGGGACGAGGAGCGGATCCGGAGCCGGTCCGGGAGGCGGCGATATGA
- a CDS encoding ATP-binding cassette domain-containing protein — translation MIEVNGLTKRYGGATAVDDLTFTVRPGEVTGFLGPNGAGKTTTLRMLLGLVEPTAGTATLRGRPFREHARGLRHVGALLDAGDVHGGRTARAHLSVLARSNGIPRARVDEILEEVGLAAAARRRVAGFSLGMRQRLGIATALLGDPPVLLFDEPLNGLDPEGVLWVRGLFRRLAAEGRTVFVSSHLMTEMEHTADRLVVIGRGALIAAESLSTFAARSTRRSVTVRTPDAAALTPLLTAEGASVTGDGDRIAVTGLPAERIGELALRHRVLLHELTTLGASLEEAFMELTADSVQYLAGDHR, via the coding sequence GTGATCGAAGTCAACGGACTGACCAAGCGCTACGGCGGCGCCACCGCCGTCGACGACCTGACCTTCACCGTCCGGCCGGGCGAGGTGACCGGTTTCCTCGGGCCCAACGGGGCCGGCAAGACGACCACGCTCCGCATGCTCCTCGGCCTGGTCGAGCCGACCGCCGGAACGGCCACCCTCCGGGGCCGCCCCTTCCGTGAGCACGCACGCGGACTGCGCCACGTCGGCGCCCTGCTCGACGCGGGCGACGTGCACGGGGGCCGCACCGCCCGCGCCCATCTCTCCGTACTGGCCCGGAGCAACGGCATCCCGCGCGCCCGGGTCGACGAGATCCTGGAGGAAGTGGGCCTCGCCGCAGCGGCCCGCCGCCGCGTCGCCGGATTCTCGCTCGGGATGCGCCAGCGCCTCGGCATCGCCACGGCCCTGCTCGGCGACCCGCCCGTCCTGCTCTTCGACGAACCGCTCAACGGGCTCGACCCGGAGGGCGTGCTGTGGGTGCGCGGCCTGTTCCGCCGGCTGGCCGCCGAAGGCCGTACCGTTTTCGTCTCCAGCCACCTGATGACCGAGATGGAGCACACCGCCGACCGGCTCGTCGTCATCGGGCGCGGCGCCCTCATCGCCGCCGAGAGCCTGAGCACGTTCGCCGCCCGCTCGACCCGGCGGAGCGTCACCGTCCGCACCCCGGACGCGGCGGCCCTGACCCCGCTGCTGACCGCCGAGGGCGCCTCGGTGACCGGCGACGGCGACCGGATCGCGGTGACCGGGCTCCCCGCCGAGCGCATCGGCGAACTCGCCCTGCGCCACCGGGTCCTGCTGCACGAACTGACCACCCTCGGCGCCTCGCTGGAGGAGGCGTTCATGGAACTCACCGCGGACAGCGTCCAGTACCTGGCAGGAGACCACCGATGA
- a CDS encoding ABC transporter permease subunit, which translates to MTTATAAPVTHDGPRARFTDLIAAEWLKTWSLRSTPWLYALGALAVVAFNAGTAYDHYKYWYQYDRGSQEFFVTHRLALVDTFTDNAALVLVLALAAIGAVSVTGEYGTGLIRTTFTAVPARRSVMAAKVLVLAAVSAAFGVLVAAASFASTQAILSGRGASVALGDPGTLQVLAASALLAPVAALAGLALGTVIRHTGASVMACVVVLLLLPMVLSDRRHVTAVFRHTLPFSAWDRLTGGALPQPPPELFPWAEADAWTVYVLWALAAGAVAVCAVHRRDQ; encoded by the coding sequence ATGACCACGGCGACCGCCGCCCCCGTGACGCACGACGGGCCCCGCGCGCGCTTCACCGACCTGATCGCCGCCGAGTGGCTGAAGACGTGGTCGCTGCGCTCGACACCCTGGCTGTACGCGCTCGGAGCCCTGGCCGTCGTCGCGTTCAACGCCGGTACGGCCTACGACCACTACAAGTACTGGTACCAGTACGACCGGGGGAGCCAGGAGTTCTTCGTCACCCACCGCCTGGCGCTCGTCGACACCTTCACCGACAACGCCGCCCTGGTGCTGGTCCTGGCGCTCGCCGCGATCGGTGCCGTGTCGGTCACCGGCGAGTACGGGACCGGGCTCATCCGCACGACGTTCACCGCCGTACCCGCGCGGCGTTCGGTGATGGCCGCCAAGGTCCTCGTACTCGCCGCCGTGAGCGCGGCCTTCGGTGTGCTTGTCGCCGCCGCCTCCTTCGCCTCGACGCAGGCGATCCTGTCCGGACGCGGTGCCTCCGTGGCCCTCGGCGACCCCGGAACGCTCCAGGTCCTCGCCGCCTCCGCGCTGCTCGCCCCGGTCGCCGCGCTCGCGGGACTGGCGCTCGGCACGGTGATCCGGCACACGGGGGCGTCGGTGATGGCGTGCGTGGTGGTGCTGCTCCTGCTCCCGATGGTCCTCAGCGACCGGCGCCACGTGACGGCGGTGTTCCGGCACACCCTGCCGTTCAGCGCCTGGGACCGTCTGACGGGCGGCGCCCTTCCGCAGCCCCCGCCCGAGCTCTTCCCGTGGGCGGAGGCGGATGCCTGGACCGTCTACGTCCTGTGGGCGCTGGCCGCCGGGGCCGTGGCGGTGTGCGCGGTGCACCGCCGCGACCAGTGA
- a CDS encoding SDR family oxidoreductase has translation MRVFITGASGWIGSAVVPELIEAGHQVAGLARSEASAEALAAAGAEVRRGSLDDLDVLREAAADADGVLHLAFKHDIAFSGDFQGATDADRRAIDAFGDALAGSGKPFVIASGLLGLAPGRVATEEDGQTADPSAPTGGPGGRQDNARATIALASRAVRSSVVRLPPTVHGDGDQGFVASLIANARAKGVSGYVGDGSGRWPAAHRSDVAHLFRLALEDAPAGTTLHAAAEEGVPLRSVAETIGSHLGVPVVSVAPEDAAGHFGWLGAMVSLDSPASSALTRERFGWKPAGPGLVEDLDQGHYFRASEA, from the coding sequence ATGCGTGTATTCATCACCGGCGCATCCGGGTGGATCGGTTCCGCCGTCGTTCCCGAGCTCATCGAGGCCGGTCACCAGGTGGCCGGGCTCGCCCGCTCGGAGGCGTCGGCCGAGGCGCTGGCCGCCGCGGGGGCCGAGGTGCGGCGTGGGTCGCTGGACGACCTGGACGTGCTGCGCGAGGCCGCCGCCGACGCGGACGGGGTGCTCCACCTCGCGTTCAAGCACGACATCGCGTTCTCCGGGGACTTCCAGGGCGCCACCGACGCGGACCGCCGTGCCATCGACGCCTTCGGGGACGCGCTCGCCGGCTCCGGCAAGCCCTTCGTCATCGCCTCCGGGCTGCTCGGGCTCGCCCCCGGCCGGGTCGCGACCGAGGAGGACGGGCAGACCGCCGACCCCAGCGCGCCCACCGGGGGTCCGGGCGGGCGGCAGGACAACGCGCGGGCGACGATCGCCCTCGCCTCCCGCGCCGTCCGCTCGTCCGTCGTCCGGCTGCCCCCGACGGTCCACGGCGACGGGGACCAGGGCTTCGTGGCCTCCCTGATCGCCAACGCCCGCGCGAAGGGTGTCTCCGGTTACGTCGGCGACGGCTCCGGGCGCTGGCCGGCCGCGCACCGCTCGGACGTCGCCCACCTGTTCCGGCTGGCCCTGGAGGACGCCCCGGCCGGCACCACACTGCACGCGGCGGCCGAGGAGGGCGTCCCGTTGCGGTCCGTCGCGGAGACCATCGGCAGCCACCTCGGCGTCCCCGTGGTCTCCGTCGCGCCGGAGGACGCGGCCGGTCACTTCGGCTGGCTGGGTGCCATGGTGAGCCTCGACTCGCCCGCCTCCAGCGCGCTGACCCGCGAACGGTTCGGCTGGAAGCCGGCCGGGCCGGGGCTCGTCGAGGACCTGGACCAGGGGCACTACTTCCGCGCCTCGGAGGCGTGA
- a CDS encoding TetR/AcrR family transcriptional regulator produces the protein MGRWEPNARGRLEQAAMELYGERGYEQTTVTEIAKRAGLTERTFFRHYADKREVLFAGSALLRERLVSGLAGAPPSAPPMDAVAAALEAAAAVFDERHEQARQRQRIITANPELQERELVKLASLATAMREALRERGVSEPAAGLAAEAGIAVFKVAFERWIDTIGVRGMGAFILEGLAGLESLMAGGRP, from the coding sequence ATGGGTCGATGGGAGCCGAACGCGCGCGGCAGGCTGGAGCAGGCCGCCATGGAGCTGTACGGCGAGCGGGGTTACGAGCAGACGACCGTGACCGAGATCGCCAAACGGGCCGGCCTCACGGAACGCACGTTCTTCCGGCACTACGCCGACAAGCGCGAAGTGCTGTTCGCCGGCTCCGCCCTGCTCCGGGAGCGCCTGGTGAGCGGCCTCGCCGGGGCACCCCCGTCCGCGCCCCCGATGGACGCGGTGGCGGCGGCGCTCGAGGCGGCCGCGGCCGTGTTCGACGAACGCCACGAGCAGGCCCGGCAGCGGCAGCGAATCATCACGGCCAACCCGGAGCTCCAGGAACGCGAGCTGGTGAAACTGGCCTCGCTCGCCACGGCGATGCGCGAGGCCCTGCGGGAGCGCGGTGTCAGTGAACCGGCGGCGGGTCTGGCGGCCGAGGCGGGGATCGCCGTCTTCAAGGTCGCCTTCGAGCGCTGGATCGACACCATCGGGGTGCGCGGCATGGGCGCGTTCATCCTGGAAGGGCTCGCCGGACTCGAATCCCTGATGGCGGGCGGCCGGCCCTGA
- a CDS encoding coagulation factor 5/8 type domain-containing protein has protein sequence MHLPPTEDPTTPPTPTPTAPSRHRRRGRAFGFAAFAVSLLMAVPTAQTAFGQDAQAVEGGGDLGPNVMVFDPSTPDIQGKVDEVFKKQESAQFGDGRYALMFKPGTYDNINAQIGFYTSIAGLGLNPDDTTFNGDVTVDAGWFNGNATQNFWRSAENLALNPVSGTDRWAVSQAAPFRRMHVKGGLNLAPDGYGWASGGYIADSKIDGQVGPYSQQQWYTRDSSIGSWGNGVWNMTFSGVEGAPAQSFPEPPYTTLENTPVSREKPFLYLDGNDYKVFVPAKRTNARGTSWGNGTPQGESIPLDQFYVVKPGASAETINAAVDQGLHLLFTPGIYHVDQTINIDRADTVVLGLGLATIIPDNGVTALKVGDVDGVKLAGLLIDAGITNSDTLVEVGPEGASASHAANPTSVQDVFVRVGGAGAGKATTGMVINSNDTIVDHTWLWRADHGEGIGWETNRADYGLQVNGDNVLATGLFVEHFNKYDVRWSGENGKTIFFQNEKAYDAPNQDAVQNGDIKGYAAYKVDDSVTTHEGWGLGSYCYFNVDPSIRQDHGFEAPVKAGVKFHDLLVVSLGGQGQYNHVINDTGSPTSGTDTVPSQVVSFP, from the coding sequence ATGCACCTTCCCCCCACGGAAGACCCCACCACTCCCCCCACACCCACCCCCACCGCACCATCCCGCCACCGGCGCCGGGGCAGGGCCTTCGGGTTCGCCGCGTTCGCCGTGTCGCTGCTCATGGCCGTCCCCACGGCGCAGACCGCCTTCGGGCAGGACGCGCAGGCCGTCGAGGGCGGCGGCGACCTCGGCCCGAACGTCATGGTGTTCGACCCGTCGACGCCGGACATCCAGGGCAAGGTCGACGAGGTGTTCAAGAAGCAGGAGTCGGCGCAGTTCGGCGACGGCCGCTACGCGCTGATGTTCAAGCCGGGCACGTACGACAACATCAACGCGCAGATCGGCTTCTACACCTCGATCGCAGGGCTCGGGCTGAACCCGGACGACACCACGTTCAACGGCGATGTCACCGTGGACGCGGGCTGGTTCAACGGCAACGCCACGCAGAACTTCTGGCGGTCGGCCGAGAACCTGGCGCTCAACCCGGTCAGCGGCACCGACCGCTGGGCCGTGTCCCAGGCCGCGCCCTTCCGCCGGATGCACGTCAAGGGCGGCCTCAACCTCGCACCCGACGGCTACGGCTGGGCGAGCGGCGGGTACATCGCCGACAGCAAGATCGACGGCCAGGTCGGCCCGTACTCGCAGCAGCAGTGGTACACCCGCGACAGCTCCATCGGCAGCTGGGGCAACGGCGTCTGGAACATGACGTTCTCGGGCGTCGAGGGCGCACCCGCGCAGAGCTTCCCCGAACCGCCCTACACCACACTCGAGAACACCCCGGTCTCCCGCGAGAAGCCGTTCCTCTACCTGGACGGCAACGACTACAAGGTGTTCGTCCCGGCCAAGCGCACCAACGCGCGCGGCACTTCCTGGGGCAACGGCACCCCCCAGGGCGAGTCGATCCCGCTGGACCAGTTCTACGTGGTGAAGCCGGGCGCGAGCGCGGAGACGATCAACGCGGCCGTGGACCAGGGCCTCCACCTGCTGTTCACGCCCGGGATCTACCACGTGGACCAGACGATCAACATCGACCGCGCGGACACGGTCGTGCTCGGGCTCGGCCTGGCCACGATCATCCCCGACAACGGGGTCACCGCCCTCAAGGTCGGCGACGTGGACGGCGTCAAGCTCGCGGGGCTGCTCATCGACGCGGGGATCACCAACTCCGACACCCTGGTGGAGGTCGGTCCCGAGGGCGCGTCCGCCAGTCACGCGGCCAACCCGACGAGCGTCCAGGACGTGTTCGTCCGGGTCGGCGGCGCCGGTGCCGGCAAGGCGACCACGGGCATGGTGATCAACAGCAACGACACGATCGTCGACCACACCTGGCTCTGGCGCGCCGACCACGGCGAAGGCATCGGCTGGGAGACCAACCGGGCCGACTACGGCCTCCAGGTCAACGGCGACAACGTCCTGGCCACCGGACTCTTCGTCGAACACTTCAACAAGTACGACGTCCGCTGGTCCGGCGAGAACGGCAAGACCATCTTCTTCCAGAACGAGAAGGCCTACGACGCGCCGAACCAGGACGCCGTCCAGAACGGTGACATCAAGGGATACGCCGCCTACAAGGTGGACGACTCCGTCACCACCCACGAGGGCTGGGGGCTGGGGAGCTACTGCTACTTCAACGTCGACCCCAGCATCCGCCAGGACCACGGCTTCGAAGCCCCGGTCAAGGCCGGCGTGAAGTTCCACGACCTGCTCGTCGTCTCCCTCGGCGGCCAGGGGCAGTACAACCACGTCATCAACGACACGGGTTCGCCGACCTCGGGGACGGACACCGTGCCGTCGCAGGTGGTGTCGTTCCCGTAG